Proteins encoded in a region of the Balaenoptera ricei isolate mBalRic1 chromosome 19, mBalRic1.hap2, whole genome shotgun sequence genome:
- the SLC38A7 gene encoding sodium-coupled neutral amino acid transporter 7 isoform X5 encodes MAQVSINSDLDEWGLSTDSGERARLLQSPSVDIAPKSEGEAPPGGLGRGTTSTLGAIFIVVNACLGAGLLNFPAAFSTAGGVAAGITLQMAMLVFIISGLVILAYCSQASNERTYQEVVWAVCGKLTGVLCEVAIATYTFGTCIAFLIIIGDQQDKIIAVMAKEPEGAGGSPWYTDRKFTISLTAFLFILPLSIPREIGFQKYASFLSVVGTWYVTAIIIIKYIWPDKEMTPADILNRPASWIAVFNAMPTICFGFQCHVSSVPVFNSMQQPEVKTWGGVVTAAMVIALAVYMGTGICGFLTFGAAVDPDVLLSYPSEDMAVAVARAFIILSVLTSYPILHFCGRAVVEGLWLRYQGMPVEEDVGRERRRRVLQTLVWFLLTLLLALFIPDIGKVISVIGGLAACFIFVFPGLCLIQAKLSEMEEVKPASWWAMVSYGVLLVTLGAFIFGQTTANAIFVDLLA; translated from the exons ATGGCCCAGGTCAGCATCAACAGTGACCTTGACGAGTGGGGCTTAAGCACAGACTCTGGGGAGCGTGCCCGTCTGCTGCAGAGTCCCTCTGTGGACATAGCCCCCAAGAGTGAGGGGGAGGCCCCTCCTGGGGGTCTGGGCAGAGGCACCACTTCCACACTTGGAGCCATCTTCATCGTTGTCAACGCCTGCCTGGGCGCAGGGCTGCTCAACTTCCCAGCAGCCTTCAGCACTGCCGGGGGAGTGGCAGCCGGCATCACGCTGCAGATG GCCATGCTGGTTTTCATCATCAGTGGCCTCGTCATCCTGGCCTACTGCTCCCAGGCCAGCAATGAGAGGACCTACCAGGAGGTGGTGTGGGCTGTGTGTGGCAAGCTGACGGGCGTGCTGTGTGAGGTGGCCATTGCCACCTACACCTTCGGGACCTGCATCGCCTTCCTCATCATCATCGGGGACCAGCAGGACAAGA TTATAGCTGTGATGGCAAAGGAGCCTGAGGGGGCCGGCGGCAGCCCCTGGTACACAGACCGCAAGTTCACCATCAGCCTCACTGCCTTCCTCTTCATCCTGCCCCTTTCCATCCCCAGGGAGATCGGCTTCCAGAAATATGCCAG CTTCCTGAGCGTCGTGGGCACCTGGTATGTCACTGCCATCATTATCATCAAATACATCTGGCCTGATAAAGAGATGACCCCAGCGGACATCCTGAACAG GCCAGCTTCCTGGATAGCCGTGTTCAATGCCATGCCCACCATCTGCTTCGGATTTCAG TGCCACGTGAGCAGTGTACCCGTCTTCAACAGcatgcagcagcctgaggtgaagacctggggtggggtggtgacAGCCGCCATGGTCATAGCCCTCGCTGTCTACATGGGCACAG gcatctgtggCTTCCTGACCTTTGGAGCTGCTGTGGACCCCGACGTGCTCCTGTCCTACCCGTCGGAGGACATGGCTGTGGCCGTCGCCCGCGCCTTCATCATCCTGAGCGTGCTGACCTCCTACCCCATCCTGCACTTCTGTGGGCG GGCGGTGGTCGAAGGCCTGTGGCTGCGCTACCAGGGGATGCCGGTGGAGGAGGACGTGGGGCGGGAGCGGCGGCGGCGAGTACTGCAGACGCTGGTCTGGTTCCTGCTCACCCTGCTGCTGGCGCTCTTCATCCCTGACATCGGCAAGGTCATCTCGGTCATTGGAGGCCTGGCCGCCTGCTTCATCTTCGTCTTCCCAG GGCTGTGCCTCATTCAAGCCAAACTCTCTGAGATGGAGGAAGTCAAGCCAGCCAG
- the SLC38A7 gene encoding sodium-coupled neutral amino acid transporter 7 isoform X4 yields the protein MAQVSINSDLDEWGLSTDSGERARLLQSPSVDIAPKSEGEAPPGGLGRGTTSTLGAIFIVVNACLGAGLLNFPAAFSTAGGVAAGITLQMAMLVFIISGLVILAYCSQASNERTYQEVVWAVCGKLTGVLCEVAIATYTFGTCIAFLIIIGDQQDKSEVPPQCLPHPPPLSPGGHAVGGKEHGTPAQGLAWARHSSGNPPSWLLGPLDRWRSQQRWRTTPCSSLASRSVLPPCAVIAVMAKEPEGAGGSPWYTDRKFTISLTAFLFILPLSIPREIGFQKYASFLSVVGTWYVTAIIIIKYIWPDKEMTPADILNRPASWIAVFNAMPTICFGFQCHVSSVPVFNSMQQPEVKTWGGVVTAAMVIALAVYMGTGICGFLTFGAAVDPDVLLSYPSEDMAVAVARAFIILSVLTSYPILHFCGRAVVEGLWLRYQGMPVEEDVGRERRRRVLQTLVWFLLTLLLALFIPDIGKVISVIGGLAACFIFVFPGLCLIQAKLSEMEEVKPASRFLLVINY from the exons ATGGCCCAGGTCAGCATCAACAGTGACCTTGACGAGTGGGGCTTAAGCACAGACTCTGGGGAGCGTGCCCGTCTGCTGCAGAGTCCCTCTGTGGACATAGCCCCCAAGAGTGAGGGGGAGGCCCCTCCTGGGGGTCTGGGCAGAGGCACCACTTCCACACTTGGAGCCATCTTCATCGTTGTCAACGCCTGCCTGGGCGCAGGGCTGCTCAACTTCCCAGCAGCCTTCAGCACTGCCGGGGGAGTGGCAGCCGGCATCACGCTGCAGATG GCCATGCTGGTTTTCATCATCAGTGGCCTCGTCATCCTGGCCTACTGCTCCCAGGCCAGCAATGAGAGGACCTACCAGGAGGTGGTGTGGGCTGTGTGTGGCAAGCTGACGGGCGTGCTGTGTGAGGTGGCCATTGCCACCTACACCTTCGGGACCTGCATCGCCTTCCTCATCATCATCGGGGACCAGCAGGACAAGAGTGAGGTCCCCCCTCAGTGCCTACCTCatcccccacccctcagccctGGGGGTCATGCGGTGGGCGGGAAAGAGCATGGAACACCTGCCCAAGGCCTGGCCTGGGCCCGGCATTCATCTGGGAATCCTCCCTCCTGGCTGCTGGGCCCATTAGACAGATGGAGGTCCCAGCAGAGGTGGAGGACCACACCCTGCAGTAGCCTGGCATCACGTTCCGTCCTTCCTCCCTGTGCAGTTATAGCTGTGATGGCAAAGGAGCCTGAGGGGGCCGGCGGCAGCCCCTGGTACACAGACCGCAAGTTCACCATCAGCCTCACTGCCTTCCTCTTCATCCTGCCCCTTTCCATCCCCAGGGAGATCGGCTTCCAGAAATATGCCAG CTTCCTGAGCGTCGTGGGCACCTGGTATGTCACTGCCATCATTATCATCAAATACATCTGGCCTGATAAAGAGATGACCCCAGCGGACATCCTGAACAG GCCAGCTTCCTGGATAGCCGTGTTCAATGCCATGCCCACCATCTGCTTCGGATTTCAG TGCCACGTGAGCAGTGTACCCGTCTTCAACAGcatgcagcagcctgaggtgaagacctggggtggggtggtgacAGCCGCCATGGTCATAGCCCTCGCTGTCTACATGGGCACAG gcatctgtggCTTCCTGACCTTTGGAGCTGCTGTGGACCCCGACGTGCTCCTGTCCTACCCGTCGGAGGACATGGCTGTGGCCGTCGCCCGCGCCTTCATCATCCTGAGCGTGCTGACCTCCTACCCCATCCTGCACTTCTGTGGGCG GGCGGTGGTCGAAGGCCTGTGGCTGCGCTACCAGGGGATGCCGGTGGAGGAGGACGTGGGGCGGGAGCGGCGGCGGCGAGTACTGCAGACGCTGGTCTGGTTCCTGCTCACCCTGCTGCTGGCGCTCTTCATCCCTGACATCGGCAAGGTCATCTCGGTCATTGGAGGCCTGGCCGCCTGCTTCATCTTCGTCTTCCCAG GGCTGTGCCTCATTCAAGCCAAACTCTCTGAGATGGAGGAAGTCAAGCCAGCCAG caggttcttattagtcatcaactaCTGa
- the SLC38A7 gene encoding sodium-coupled neutral amino acid transporter 7 isoform X3, whose translation MAQVSINSDLDEWGLSTDSGERARLLQSPSVDIAPKSEGEAPPGGLGRGTTSTLGAIFIVVNACLGAGLLNFPAAFSTAGGVAAGITLQMAMLVFIISGLVILAYCSQASNERTYQEVVWAVCGKLTGVLCEVAIATYTFGTCIAFLIIIGDQQDKSEVPPQCLPHPPPLSPGGHAVGGKEHGTPAQGLAWARHSSGNPPSWLLGPLDRWRSQQRWRTTPCSSLASRSVLPPCAVIAVMAKEPEGAGGSPWYTDRKFTISLTAFLFILPLSIPREIGFQKYASFLSVVGTWYVTAIIIIKYIWPDKEMTPADILNRPASWIAVFNAMPTICFGFQCHVSSVPVFNSMQQPEVKTWGGVVTAAMVIALAVYMGTGICGFLTFGAAVDPDVLLSYPSEDMAVAVARAFIILSVLTSYPILHFCGRAVVEGLWLRYQGMPVEEDVGRERRRRVLQTLVWFLLTLLLALFIPDIGKVISVIGGLAACFIFVFPGLCLIQAKLSEMEEVKPASWWAMVSYGVLLVTLGAFIFGQTTANAIFVDLLA comes from the exons ATGGCCCAGGTCAGCATCAACAGTGACCTTGACGAGTGGGGCTTAAGCACAGACTCTGGGGAGCGTGCCCGTCTGCTGCAGAGTCCCTCTGTGGACATAGCCCCCAAGAGTGAGGGGGAGGCCCCTCCTGGGGGTCTGGGCAGAGGCACCACTTCCACACTTGGAGCCATCTTCATCGTTGTCAACGCCTGCCTGGGCGCAGGGCTGCTCAACTTCCCAGCAGCCTTCAGCACTGCCGGGGGAGTGGCAGCCGGCATCACGCTGCAGATG GCCATGCTGGTTTTCATCATCAGTGGCCTCGTCATCCTGGCCTACTGCTCCCAGGCCAGCAATGAGAGGACCTACCAGGAGGTGGTGTGGGCTGTGTGTGGCAAGCTGACGGGCGTGCTGTGTGAGGTGGCCATTGCCACCTACACCTTCGGGACCTGCATCGCCTTCCTCATCATCATCGGGGACCAGCAGGACAAGAGTGAGGTCCCCCCTCAGTGCCTACCTCatcccccacccctcagccctGGGGGTCATGCGGTGGGCGGGAAAGAGCATGGAACACCTGCCCAAGGCCTGGCCTGGGCCCGGCATTCATCTGGGAATCCTCCCTCCTGGCTGCTGGGCCCATTAGACAGATGGAGGTCCCAGCAGAGGTGGAGGACCACACCCTGCAGTAGCCTGGCATCACGTTCCGTCCTTCCTCCCTGTGCAGTTATAGCTGTGATGGCAAAGGAGCCTGAGGGGGCCGGCGGCAGCCCCTGGTACACAGACCGCAAGTTCACCATCAGCCTCACTGCCTTCCTCTTCATCCTGCCCCTTTCCATCCCCAGGGAGATCGGCTTCCAGAAATATGCCAG CTTCCTGAGCGTCGTGGGCACCTGGTATGTCACTGCCATCATTATCATCAAATACATCTGGCCTGATAAAGAGATGACCCCAGCGGACATCCTGAACAG GCCAGCTTCCTGGATAGCCGTGTTCAATGCCATGCCCACCATCTGCTTCGGATTTCAG TGCCACGTGAGCAGTGTACCCGTCTTCAACAGcatgcagcagcctgaggtgaagacctggggtggggtggtgacAGCCGCCATGGTCATAGCCCTCGCTGTCTACATGGGCACAG gcatctgtggCTTCCTGACCTTTGGAGCTGCTGTGGACCCCGACGTGCTCCTGTCCTACCCGTCGGAGGACATGGCTGTGGCCGTCGCCCGCGCCTTCATCATCCTGAGCGTGCTGACCTCCTACCCCATCCTGCACTTCTGTGGGCG GGCGGTGGTCGAAGGCCTGTGGCTGCGCTACCAGGGGATGCCGGTGGAGGAGGACGTGGGGCGGGAGCGGCGGCGGCGAGTACTGCAGACGCTGGTCTGGTTCCTGCTCACCCTGCTGCTGGCGCTCTTCATCCCTGACATCGGCAAGGTCATCTCGGTCATTGGAGGCCTGGCCGCCTGCTTCATCTTCGTCTTCCCAG GGCTGTGCCTCATTCAAGCCAAACTCTCTGAGATGGAGGAAGTCAAGCCAGCCAG